From a region of the Nitrospira sp. genome:
- a CDS encoding DUF2207 domain-containing protein: MVAARRIPCSLSRNVLLALLCLLLQWPALPAEARSFVLSRFDVDLQVLPSGDLLVTETVSPRFEGSWNGIERLIPVDYRTPQGFTYQLLLDLVSVTDEQGTPLKFESSRERHYRNFRIWIPGATDATRTFVLKYRARNALKFFEDHDELYWNVTGDEWDVPIEAASARILLPPHVTGVRALAFTGAYGAREEAATVAVEASRITMTMTRPLGFREGLTAVVGWDKGLVAAPTPVDQAQQFLGANWPLALPPFVLAVMLRLWWTRGRDPRLRPIAVAYEPPDHMTPAEVGTLADESPDVRDITATVVDLAVRGYLRIKEQKTEQLFGLWTSTDYVFHRIKPKQDWTGLPTHERLLLEALYKDEEGDAVSLSSLVNRFYRSLPAIRDAIFDSLQTRAYYAQRPDRVKQHYYLAGGLLGLGMIFGLAAMADKWGLAPQAFFLAGICSGGIVAGFGRLMPARTVKGTRALESVLGFEEFLTKVEADRFDRVVKSPELFEKFLPYAMALGVETNWARAFESIVLTAPAWYQGSDVAQFTTRGFTSRMGDLASRTGSTMTSAPRSSGGSGFSGGGSSGGGFGGGGGRGF; the protein is encoded by the coding sequence ATGGTGGCCGCACGACGGATCCCCTGCTCGCTCAGCCGCAACGTGCTCCTGGCCCTCCTCTGCCTCCTGCTCCAGTGGCCTGCGCTCCCGGCCGAAGCCCGTTCCTTCGTGCTCAGCCGATTCGACGTTGACCTCCAAGTGCTTCCAAGCGGCGACCTGCTCGTCACAGAAACCGTCAGCCCTCGGTTCGAAGGCTCCTGGAACGGCATCGAGCGACTCATTCCCGTCGACTACCGGACGCCCCAAGGCTTCACCTATCAACTCCTCCTCGACCTCGTCTCGGTGACGGATGAACAGGGCACGCCTTTGAAGTTTGAAAGCAGCCGCGAACGGCACTACCGAAACTTTCGTATTTGGATACCCGGCGCAACGGATGCCACACGGACGTTCGTGCTGAAGTACCGCGCCCGCAACGCTTTGAAGTTCTTCGAGGATCACGACGAGTTGTACTGGAATGTCACCGGCGACGAATGGGACGTCCCGATCGAGGCGGCTTCCGCTCGTATCCTGCTTCCGCCCCACGTGACCGGCGTGCGGGCCCTGGCCTTCACGGGAGCGTATGGGGCTCGGGAAGAGGCGGCCACCGTCGCTGTCGAAGCCTCTCGCATTACGATGACGATGACACGTCCGCTTGGGTTTCGTGAGGGGCTCACGGCGGTAGTCGGATGGGACAAAGGCCTGGTGGCCGCGCCCACGCCTGTGGACCAGGCACAACAGTTCCTCGGGGCGAATTGGCCATTGGCGCTCCCGCCCTTCGTCCTGGCGGTGATGCTCCGGCTCTGGTGGACCAGGGGACGGGACCCGCGCCTACGGCCCATCGCGGTCGCCTATGAACCGCCCGACCACATGACTCCGGCAGAAGTCGGCACTCTCGCGGACGAGAGTCCTGACGTACGGGATATCACCGCCACCGTGGTTGATCTTGCCGTCCGCGGGTACCTCCGCATCAAGGAACAGAAGACCGAACAGCTCTTCGGCCTCTGGACAAGCACAGACTATGTCTTCCACCGCATCAAGCCCAAGCAAGACTGGACAGGACTGCCCACGCACGAGCGCCTCCTGCTCGAAGCCCTCTACAAGGATGAGGAAGGCGACGCGGTCTCGCTCAGCAGCCTAGTGAACCGGTTCTACCGTTCGCTACCGGCCATTCGTGATGCGATTTTTGATTCGCTCCAAACCCGGGCCTACTATGCCCAACGGCCCGACCGCGTGAAGCAGCACTACTACCTTGCCGGAGGGTTGCTGGGGCTCGGGATGATCTTCGGGCTCGCCGCTATGGCCGACAAGTGGGGCCTCGCCCCGCAGGCTTTTTTTCTCGCTGGCATTTGTTCGGGGGGGATCGTGGCGGGCTTCGGCCGCCTCATGCCGGCGCGAACGGTCAAAGGAACGCGCGCATTGGAGAGCGTGCTGGGGTTCGAGGAGTTTCTGACAAAGGTCGAGGCGGACCGATTCGACCGGGTCGTGAAATCGCCGGAACTGTTCGAAAAATTTCTCCCCTACGCGATGGCCTTGGGCGTGGAGACGAACTGGGCCCGTGCGTTCGAGTCCATCGTGCTCACGGCTCCGGCCTGGTATCAAGGCAGCGATGTGGCGCAGTTCACAACGCGAGGCTTTACCAGCCGGATGGGAGACCTGGCCTCGCGCACCGGCTCTACCATGACCTCGGCACCACGCAGTTCCGGCGGATCGGGCTTCAGCGGGGGCGGATCATCCGGCGGAGGATTCGGCGGCGGCGGTGGCCGCGGGTTTTAA
- a CDS encoding DUF1328 domain-containing protein yields MFLKWAAIFFVIAMAAGAMGFGGVAQGAAEIAQILFYIFLAICGTFIVAGILLAEKLTS; encoded by the coding sequence ATGTTTCTGAAGTGGGCTGCTATCTTTTTCGTGATCGCGATGGCTGCCGGTGCGATGGGGTTCGGCGGGGTCGCGCAAGGCGCGGCGGAGATCGCACAGATTCTGTTCTATATTTTCCTGGCGATCTGCGGCACCTTCATTGTGGCCGGTATCCTTCTCGCAGAGAAGCTCACGTCGTAA
- a CDS encoding PRC-barrel domain-containing protein codes for MRYAVVMLVTCLSLAAVVCLADARDRSGVFKASELIGMKVLGTDGKSLGDIKDLVINPDDGAIDYAVLDFGGFLGIKDKYFAIPWDALQVASDKSKILIDATKRDLKHAPGFDKNQWPDFADLAQTTVIYEFYGVPAPNVSGEHKASR; via the coding sequence ATGCGATATGCCGTCGTGATGCTCGTGACCTGCCTATCGCTCGCTGCCGTCGTGTGCCTTGCCGATGCACGTGACCGCAGCGGGGTGTTCAAGGCCAGCGAATTGATCGGGATGAAGGTGCTGGGAACAGATGGAAAAAGTTTAGGAGACATCAAAGATCTCGTCATTAATCCGGATGATGGAGCGATCGACTATGCCGTGCTGGACTTCGGGGGCTTCCTCGGCATCAAAGACAAGTACTTTGCCATTCCCTGGGATGCGCTGCAGGTCGCCTCGGACAAAAGCAAGATCCTCATCGATGCCACAAAGCGCGATCTCAAGCATGCCCCGGGATTCGACAAAAACCAGTGGCCCGATTTTGCCGATCTGGCACAGACGACCGTGATCTATGAGTTTTACGGTGTGCCCGCTCCGAATGTGAGCGGAGAACACAAAGCCAGTCGATAA
- a CDS encoding DUF5069 domain-containing protein — protein sequence MAAGVHKTATTVDMPNVLDPPRLRSPRERLGGYVILPRLIDKVRLHAQGLLPESYVPFLLRPGLPLDGRFLALTGLQPEALRQAVLSNAEERDILSWVSAASVRHSPQHIEAWSEALEQIRPDRALARFLGRLSPELAKQVDFTQHPLFDLIDMDEGRRSIPTRL from the coding sequence ATGGCGGCCGGCGTTCACAAGACTGCCACCACAGTGGACATGCCCAATGTTCTCGATCCGCCTCGCCTTCGGTCGCCGCGCGAGCGGTTAGGCGGCTACGTCATTCTGCCGCGGCTTATCGACAAGGTGCGGCTCCATGCGCAGGGACTCTTACCTGAATCGTATGTGCCGTTCTTGCTCCGTCCAGGGTTGCCCTTGGACGGCCGCTTTCTTGCGCTCACGGGGTTGCAACCGGAAGCGCTTCGACAGGCAGTGCTTTCAAATGCTGAGGAGAGAGACATCCTCTCCTGGGTGAGCGCCGCGTCGGTGCGTCATAGTCCGCAACACATCGAGGCCTGGAGCGAGGCGCTTGAGCAAATCCGGCCGGATCGAGCGTTGGCTCGATTCTTGGGCCGGCTCAGCCCTGAGCTGGCGAAGCAGGTCGACTTCACGCAGCATCCCCTGTTCGATCTGATCGATATGGATGAAGGCCGCCGATCGATCCCCACCCGTCTCTGA
- a CDS encoding methyltransferase domain-containing protein, with the protein MLKPEPAGGPTPQLFFQTANAYQRSQALNAAVELDLFTAIGLGHDQVPALAERCGAAQRGVRILADYLTIQGFLAKDGDRYKLTPDSAVFLDRRSPAYMGSVLGFLHAPKFIAAFDNLTEAVRKGGTAAGETGTVAPEHPLWVDFARSMIPMMAKPAEEIGMFVRQSQPNVKKVLDIAAGHGLFGIEIGSRCPQAEIVAVDWPNVLTVARELAIQAGIESRYRTLAGDAFQQEFGEGYDLVLLTNFLHHFSVETCQALLRKVHRSLAPGGRVITLEFVPAEDRVTPPPVAEFSLIMLATTPEGDAYTFREYEQMFAAAGFARTELHPVAGSIEQVLVSTL; encoded by the coding sequence ATGCTGAAACCCGAACCGGCCGGGGGACCGACCCCGCAGTTGTTCTTCCAGACGGCTAATGCCTACCAGCGGTCACAGGCGCTCAACGCTGCGGTCGAACTCGATCTCTTCACGGCGATCGGCTTGGGCCACGATCAGGTGCCGGCCTTGGCCGAGCGGTGTGGGGCGGCCCAGCGAGGTGTGCGGATTCTCGCAGACTATTTGACCATCCAGGGGTTTCTCGCGAAAGACGGCGATCGGTACAAGCTGACGCCCGACAGCGCGGTGTTTCTGGACCGGCGCTCGCCCGCCTACATGGGTTCTGTCCTGGGATTTCTGCATGCGCCGAAGTTCATTGCGGCGTTCGACAACCTGACCGAGGCGGTCCGCAAGGGAGGAACTGCGGCCGGCGAGACGGGCACGGTCGCACCTGAACATCCGCTCTGGGTCGATTTCGCACGCTCGATGATCCCGATGATGGCGAAACCCGCCGAAGAGATCGGCATGTTCGTGCGGCAGTCACAACCGAACGTGAAAAAGGTGTTGGATATCGCGGCGGGGCACGGGCTGTTCGGCATCGAGATTGGAAGCCGCTGCCCGCAGGCGGAAATCGTGGCCGTGGATTGGCCCAATGTGCTGACCGTGGCCCGTGAGTTGGCTATACAGGCCGGCATCGAGTCGCGCTATCGCACCCTCGCCGGCGATGCGTTTCAGCAGGAGTTCGGTGAGGGGTATGATCTTGTGCTCCTCACCAATTTCCTTCATCATTTCTCCGTCGAAACCTGCCAAGCCTTGCTGCGCAAGGTTCATCGGTCGCTTGCGCCCGGCGGCCGGGTCATCACGTTGGAGTTCGTACCGGCCGAGGACCGCGTCACCCCGCCGCCGGTGGCGGAATTCAGTCTGATTATGCTGGCGACGACGCCTGAAGGTGATGCCTACACCTTTCGGGAGTACGAGCAGATGTTCGCCGCGGCGGGATTTGCCCGCACGGAACTGCATCCTGTCGCCGGGTCGATCGAGCAGGTCCTGGTCTCGACGCTCTAA
- a CDS encoding GNAT family N-acetyltransferase — MAHDLTLSTARLRLRPFQMADAETVQALAGTQDVAAGTFLPHPMDRQSAQAWITARLDDQTAGTGVTVAIILAESGVLIGSIGMELVSAHEQGRLSYWLGRDYWNRGYGTEVVRAFVEYGFITLKLHRIYAPHFHTNPASGRVLHKVGMTHEGRLREHYLRFGRRIDVELYGMLREEFLARRSQITGNSLPA; from the coding sequence ATGGCACACGACCTCACCCTCAGCACCGCGCGACTCCGTCTCAGGCCTTTCCAGATGGCTGATGCAGAGACCGTGCAGGCCCTGGCAGGCACACAAGACGTGGCTGCCGGCACCTTTCTTCCGCATCCGATGGATCGGCAGTCGGCTCAAGCCTGGATCACAGCGCGGTTGGATGACCAGACGGCTGGAACGGGGGTGACTGTGGCCATTATTCTGGCAGAGAGCGGAGTGCTCATCGGCTCCATCGGCATGGAACTCGTCTCCGCGCATGAACAAGGGCGGTTGAGTTACTGGCTGGGCCGTGACTATTGGAACCGGGGCTACGGCACAGAAGTCGTCAGGGCCTTCGTGGAATACGGCTTCATCACCTTGAAGCTCCATCGTATCTACGCGCCGCATTTCCACACGAATCCAGCTTCCGGGCGAGTGTTACACAAAGTGGGGATGACGCACGAGGGCCGCCTGCGCGAACACTACCTCCGTTTCGGCCGGCGCATCGACGTGGAACTGTATGGCATGCTGCGGGAAGAGTTCTTGGCGCGCCGATCTCAGATCACCGGCAACAGTCTCCCAGCATAA